The nucleotide sequence GCTGATCAACAAACTCGATGTGACGCCGTTCGGCCAGGCGTTGGCCCATGGGGGCGCGGACGCCGCGACGCTGGCCGCTTTCGACGCGTTTGCCGCTTCGGTGCCCGAGCCCTCCACGTTTGTGCTGCTCGGGCTCGGCGTCGCGGGAATGGCCGTCAAAGTATTGCTTCGGAGGAGGACGCCGTGGCCGATACCCAGACCATCCAGCCCCACCTTTCCGGCGCGATAGCGCCGGTGCGCAGCGAGGACGACTTCGAGCTGAAGGTCGTGGGCCGCATCCCGGACGCGCTGGCCGGCGCCTATTACCGCAACGGACCCAATCCGCAGTTCGATCCGCAGGGCAATTACCTCGCGATCTTCGGCGACGGCATGATCCACGGCTTCTTCCTCGAGCCGAACAAAGATGGAGGCCGCGCCCATGGGGGCCGTGCCCGCTATCGCAACCGCTGGGTTCGCACGCCGAGATGGCAGGCGGAGAACAAGGCGGGACGCCAACTATTCGGCTACATGGGCGACCCGAGTGATCCTTCCGTCGCCAACGTCGATCGGAGCACGGCGAACATCCACGTCGTCCACCATGCCGGCAAGCTGATGGCCCTGCAGGAGCACAGCGAGCCGTTCGAACTCGATCCGGAAGGCCTTGAGCGCGGCGCGTTTCTGAACACGGGCGGCAAGCGCACCGCGCACCCGAAGATCGACCCCGAGACCGGCGAGATGGTGTGGTTCGCCTATTTCGCTGGTCCGCAGCCGTTCAGCAACCTGGTCGACTATGGCGTCACTGACAAAACCGGAAAGGTGACTCGCCGCGACCGTTTCGCCGCACCCTATGCGTCGATGATCCACGACTTCATGGTGACGCGGAACTACGTGATGTTTCCGGTCATGCCTCTCGCCGGCGATCTCGAGCGCGCGATGAAGGGACTGCCGCCGATGGCCTGGGAGCCCGAGAAAGGGGGCTTCATCGGGGTGATGAAACGCAATGCAAATGTCGATTCGATCCGCTGGTTCGAAATCGAGCCCAAGTTCTTTCTCCACTCGATGAACGCCTGGGAGGACGGCAAGAAAATCCATTGCGAACTGACGGAATTTCACCACCCGCCGGTCTTTCCCAACGCCGACGGTTCGCCCAGCCGGCCCACCGAAGCCCGGCTAACGCGCTGGACGATCGACCTTGCCGGCAACACCAATCGGGCGCAGCGCGAGCCGATCGACGATCTCAATTCGGAGATGCCGCGCTTCGATGACCGCCGCGCCGGCTTGCCCTATCGCCACGGCTGGTATATGGCGAGCGTCGGCAGCAAGGATCCGCTTCACTCCTCGGATTTGATAAGGCTGATGCACAACGCCATCGTCCACCTCGATCTCAAAACCGGCCAGCGCGCCGTGCGAGTGCTCGACCCGGGCGACGTGGCGGGCGAGCCGGTCTTCGTGCCGCGTTCGGCCTCGGCGCCGGAAGGCGATGGCTACATTATCGCCCTGGTTCATCGCGCGGCGACGAACACCGGCGAACTCCTGATCCTCAACGCTCAAGACATCGCGGGCGAACCCGCCGCCGTGCTGAAGGTGCCCCGCCGCGTGCCGCCCGGTTTCCACGGCAACTTTGTCCCCGCTTAGGATTTGGTTAGGCGGCCGAACTCTTGCCCGCGACAAGCAGATCGTAGATATCAGTGGAGATTTTTGTGGGGTCGCTATTGCATTCGTCTTTCTAGTGTCCGTAAATCTCCCAATTGGGGCCGGCCAACGTATGCCCATTTTTCCCGCACCACAGACGAATCGCCTCATGCGCTTCGTGGAGCATGCCGCAAGGCCCGTAATGGGGCGTTGTGGCAACGGTGCCGGGCGGCGTGGCTGAGGCGACAACCTCGCCGCATCCGGCGAACGGGGAATCTAACTCAACGCCCACTTCAAGGTTGATCTTATCGTCCAAGTAGACCGCGACATGCCGACCAGCCCCTGTGATCTTTTGCGCGCGGAGGATATTCCACACGGTTCCACAGGCCTCGGGAACGACCTTGGAGAGTTCCCATAATCCCGCGCGACGGCGCACAACCGCCAGCGGACGACTGATGAGTTGTTCGAGTCGGATGTTGTATTCCATACCAATGCCCTTAGCCGCATGATAAGTTGCGAGAGAACAAGGAAACGCGTTTCGCTTCTCAGCGACCCGTCATTTGCTCCAGCTTTTCGGGATACCGAGCACCCTGCACCGTGATCTTGGACGCGGCCAAATCGATGTCACGAAGATCCTCGCGTGTAAGTTGGATTGCAACTGCTCCCATGTTCTCCTCCAAGCGATGCAGTTTCGTGGTACCTGGGATTGGAACGAT is from Pirellulales bacterium and encodes:
- a CDS encoding carotenoid oxygenase family protein, whose translation is MADTQTIQPHLSGAIAPVRSEDDFELKVVGRIPDALAGAYYRNGPNPQFDPQGNYLAIFGDGMIHGFFLEPNKDGGRAHGGRARYRNRWVRTPRWQAENKAGRQLFGYMGDPSDPSVANVDRSTANIHVVHHAGKLMALQEHSEPFELDPEGLERGAFLNTGGKRTAHPKIDPETGEMVWFAYFAGPQPFSNLVDYGVTDKTGKVTRRDRFAAPYASMIHDFMVTRNYVMFPVMPLAGDLERAMKGLPPMAWEPEKGGFIGVMKRNANVDSIRWFEIEPKFFLHSMNAWEDGKKIHCELTEFHHPPVFPNADGSPSRPTEARLTRWTIDLAGNTNRAQREPIDDLNSEMPRFDDRRAGLPYRHGWYMASVGSKDPLHSSDLIRLMHNAIVHLDLKTGQRAVRVLDPGDVAGEPVFVPRSASAPEGDGYIIALVHRAATNTGELLILNAQDIAGEPAAVLKVPRRVPPGFHGNFVPA
- a CDS encoding GyrI-like domain-containing protein, yielding MEYNIRLEQLISRPLAVVRRRAGLWELSKVVPEACGTVWNILRAQKITGAGRHVAVYLDDKINLEVGVELDSPFAGCGEVVASATPPGTVATTPHYGPCGMLHEAHEAIRLWCGKNGHTLAGPNWEIYGH